The DNA segment TCTGGacagtgtagatggggaggaacattcatgaaaggattgagaatgagacggcacaaatttaaagtaattgggaaaagaaacaaaagcaacatgaggaaaaatgttttcacataGCAATTGGTGAGGgtatggaatgctctgcctgagggtgtggtggaggcaggttcaatcaaagctttcaaaagggaattagactgttatctgaaaaggaaaaatgtgcagggttacagggaggagCTGAAAGAATGATACTAAGTGAAGTATTCATTCCACAAGCTGGTGCACTCATGATGGGCTgaacgacctccttctgtgctgtagcaatCCTGTGACTCTGTGACTTACAGATATTAAGAAAAGAAGCTCAATAATTACCATATTTGCCGCCGACAGCACATTAAGTATATGACCTGGAAGGACAATATTACGAATGGAGCAATCCTCTCAAAGGCAGAGCTCCCAGGTTTGTTAGTGATCAGCAAATAGAGGCACACCCTTGGCTTGAATGTGTCTGCAGGAATGGAAGGTGATCATATACCCAAGAACTTGCCATATAGTGAGGTTGTGGGAACCAGGCAACCAGTAGAATGTCCCAAGCATCACTTCAAGGAAGCTTGTAATCATGACATGAAGGCCCTAAACGTTGACCACCTGCGAGTGAGAGAGGAAAATGGTGACACCTCCTGTGGGCTGGCAAGCTCCACCATCATGATCAGTGGCGACAGCAACTTGGCAACAGGCCCCAGTGCTGAAAAcacaacccacaaaaacacatggCAACTTCATGTGTGACATTTGGAATAGAAGGATGCCAATGATAACATTAAGTACATATTTAATACATATGTTGCACAGTTTTATTTTCTTCTGGAGAACTTTATGCTTACTTTATCATTTGATTGTAGCGTGTAAGATGCACTAACTTTTATGATTGCACCATTGATAACTTCAAATAACACAAACTGATTGACTGTCAAGTGAATAAAGTAATCTCCACTCTAAATTAAAATCAGACTCAGTAGCTCAGTTGCTACAAGCCTAGAGTATAGTAGTGTTAATGAGATAACTTTAACATCAGTCCCCTTTGTGAGGAAAATGTAAAAGCTATCAGCCTCATGAATATATTCATTATAACAAATGCAGTGGGGGGTTAAATTGGATAGTCCCCAAAATTGAATCTAGAAATCATGATTTGTGTTTAATGATTACCCTGCATACTTCGAAAATGACAAAGGTAGCACGCAAACTTGTGCTTCCTGCTACTTATGAAGATTTTTAATATTCTTTTATGGATTGCAGCCGATGTTGCCTGGACCAGCATTATTTATCacacattcttaattgcccttgagaaggtggtggtgatctgccttcttaaatcgctgcacggtggcacagtgattagcactgctgcctcacagcgccagggacccgggttcaattcctggcttgggtcactgtctgtgtggagtttgcacattctccccgtgtctgcatgggtttcctccggatgctctcgtttcctcccacagtccaaagatgtgcaggttaggtggattggccatgctaaattgcccttagtgtcagggggactagctagggtaaatgcatggggctatggggatggggcctgggtgggattgtggtcggtgcaggctcgatgggctgaatggcctccttctgcacggtagggttctatgattcaatgattcagtccatgtggtgcacgtacacccacagtgctgttaggaagggagttccaggactttgactcagcaaaagtgaaggaacggtgatatagtttaAAATCAGAATAGTGTATGgttttgaggggaacttgcaggttgcgttgtttccatgtgtctcctgcccttctccttctaggtggtagggaTTACAGGATTTGAAGGTGCTATCgagggaaccttggtgagttggcgAATTGTAATGTGCAGCCCAGTGCTGGATGTACTGTTCAGTGACTGCACATCTCAGCAAGGGACCCAACTTTATGTGAGGCTAGCACCACTTAAAGCTCGTCTACACCACTTaagtcagagtgtgcaggagaatcatacaagctcaaaacattaactctgtttctctctccacagatataaCCAGACAGatctaaaataaaagtaaaatacagcggatgctggaatctgaaaaaaacccagaaaatgctggaaaatctcagcaggtctgtcagcatctgtagggagagaatagagccaacatttcgaatctagatgacccttcatcagagctaagagcatcCTCCTCAAACTTACCTGCTGGAGCTATTGGGGTCAATGGTAAAGGGCTTGGCCACTAACGCTGGGGGTGTCCTTACGGGAAGATCCCTGAGCATCGGGCACACACTCTTCCTCTATCTAGGTGCGTCATGGCACTTCCATGTTTCCCTCAGGAGATAGGGCTCCTGGAGAGAGATCCAAaggcttcaccctctctctcccaggcCACTGCTACACTGAGCCCATGGCTGGAGTTATGGAATGCGGGTCAGGATGCAAATGGATCAAATTCTCGACCTGACACTCCATGGCAGTCTCCGTCCTCCTCATCAATGAAACCATGTGCATGAAGCCTGAGTCATGGCAGAACACAGGGCATGCATAAAGTCCTCCATACTCTGTGCAAAGCTTTGCATAATTCCTGGCATTACCAACATATTTTCCCCTAGCCTCTGCTGCATGTCTAGCAGGCTTCTTGTGGTGGCCATGACCAGAGGCCTGTCATCAGCACAGTTCTGAGCAGAATCCTGATCTCTGAGTGTCTAGGCACCCAGCTGTCACATCCCCAGTGCTACCCATCAGGTTGTCAAGAGTTTCAAGTCCACAATTTCCCATATTGTACATCTCCCCTCCCTGCTGTTGTGGATCTGCTTGCCTTGAATGACAAAGTGCAGAGTTACTGACATGGCAAGCGAGACCTAACCCCCTCACCTACATGCATCCTCATCACACATGCTGGCCTGTCAGTCCCACATTGTGTCCATGCACACAAAAAGGCCAACGCTTTGGCTGCAGTTCTCATGTGGCCCTTAGGCTGATCACACATTCACCCTTTTGATATAGCTGACCATTTGCACTTATACATCATTGGTGACAGCACGAGAAATTCCTGTTGAGGATGttgaggatgtactggcacttaTCCTGGTGGATCAGAGCAGGTTTTGACTCATTTCCTGTACTCAGCCTAGATTCAGTTCATTATCCCACAGTTGTTCACCTCCTCTGTCACCTCCATGTGCATGAAGcactttaaattttaattatAATTGCGTGGGGAATGGCATGAAGAGAAAGAATGGAAGTCGTCCATTTAGGGATGGTATTTGGTGTTGGGGTGGAAGCCTTTTAGGATGTTTCAGTGCTTAATATTGAGGTGTGAGTTTTACTGAGTGGTTAAATTGCTGAGTTGGTGGTTTAGTAAAGGGGTTTAATTTAACTTAATTTGCTGAGGTGGGGACTCGATCGAGGGAGATTAGATGCGAGGCTGTGTTTTGCCAGTGGACACTGGATGTGGGCGGGGTCTCGCTGCCATGACAATGGCTGAAGATTGGTGCATCTGGAGGACAAAATCACCTCTCCGCCTGGTGTTCTGGGCCCTGCTGGTTGGTGCCTTTGAACTTTGTATTAAAAACCTTGTATAAATTACAATGCACAGAGAGATTCATGCAATCAACAATGTCAAAAGCCCAATCTGACAGAATTCCCAGCCCGTCATGCTTCATAAGTGAATGAATACTGGCCATGGCTGTCAGTTAGAATCAAATCTCATTGAAAACTTTGACAAATGGCAGGTTACTTAAAAAAACAGAAGCATGTTTTTATTACTGAGTAGGCTGGAATGAATAATAAACATccaattacatcctcaaagacaAACTATTGAAGCAAAAGATTACACTTGTGCAATACAGAAAATCTGTCTATAATACCAATATGTAACTTAGGATAGGCCTATTTATAGTAGTACAGGAGATTGACTAATTGGAGTTTTCAGATGAAAAATATAATGATGGTTAACATTTTTTTGacattaatttacaggatgtgggtgctgctggccagcatttgttgccatacctgactgccctccattttagagggcatttgatggttaacaacattgctgtggatctggagtcacatgtaggccagaccaggtaaggatgacagatttccttcccaagaggatattagtgaatcaaatggattTTTATGAGAATCaacaatagcttcatggtcattactggacttttaattgcagataatatttcatggaattcaaatttcaccatctgctatggtgggatttgaacccaagtccccagatttAGCCCTGGggctctagattactagtcgagtgacaataccactacgccaccgcctcccctattAGGGATCCTCATTGTAAAGGGTTAACTCTAATAATGgttactgagtgtgtgcgtgaggaggTATGACAAAATGACATCTCTCACTGAGAGGAGATGATTTAGAAACACTTAAGAGACAGCCTGTAGCTATCTCCTGATGCTCTGTAACCTTTTATATTGTCACGAATGTAAATAAAAGAGTTTTGAGAGAAAGACCGTTGTTTCCAGCGAGCTCTCTTCTAAACCAATATCTCCTGAGATATACCAACAACAACAAATGGTGGCAGCAGTAAAAAATTATGGGAAGCTGCCTAAAGAGAAGCACAGCAGCAACAGTGGAGAGAAGGGGGTGAAGGACTTTGAGGCCAACCCAGGAACTAAATCAGAGAAGAAGAACATGAGGACAGCTTGGCAACTAGTAAGACCAGCAATATGGAAATGAGAACCTCAACCCAAGGTAAGCAATGACTTCTACCTCTCCCTGAAACATTCCAAAAGGCAGAAGGCTGACAGGCCGAGCAATGGCAAAACTAGAGAAGGTACTCCACCTGATACTACAAAGCTTCAAGTCTTGCGAGTAAAAGTAACAAAGACCTGTTAGTAGCATCGTGGAAGATGCACCAGCCAGACAGTGGGAGAACAAAGATACCTGCAAGGATGTCATCAGAGCCTTTCACTCCAGTTTCTGTCAAAAAACTGTAATGGAGCAAAACGTTATAGACATGATCAAAAACAGAGTGAAGGACGCATTCATTCAACAACAACAATCTCTACCATTTGGCTGACAGTTATGAGTACAGAAAATTAAAAGATGACTTGATCAGAGATAGGATTGGCATAGATATTTTAGATGAAAATCTCTAAATTTTTACAATCTCAGGAAGAGCTAACACTAAGAAAATCTGTGCAACTGGTGAGGCAGGCTGAAGAGTCAAATCAATTAGAGTCTTTGGAAGAGGTTTGAGGGAAATCTGACTGGAACAGCAATGAAGTTGTTCAGTTTGTGGACTATAAAACTCAAAGTACATTGTGGCAGCAACGAAGGAGGTGCACTGAAAAGGTGGCAGCTGCCATTTTCCTATCTCCCCACTGTGGTGGAaagatgtaagagttttaacaacaccaggttaaagtccaacaggtttatttggtagcaaatgccattagctttcggagcgctgctccttcgtcagatggagtggaaatctgctctcaaacagggcacagagacacaaaatcaaattacagaatattgattagaatgcgaatctctacaaccaaccaggtcttaaagatacagacaatgtgagtggagtgaatCAGGGGAAGGCTACAATGGGTGATTCAGCAACTTTCAGTTGCTGACTTGTGTGATTTGGATCTCAGAGTCTCTGTATGAATTCAGTGCAGAGTGAACTCAGGAGGCTCAGAACTACCAACACATGCAATCAATTATTATTATAACGGAGATTCTCCACAACCATAACCATGTAATGCTGGCTTGTTGCACAATAATAGGAGCATGGCCATACCCAGGACATTGGTAGTATTCAAGATTCTAAGCTTCTGCTTGCATAACAAGCCTCCAGAGACCTTGCACTCCAATTAGCAGCAGTGTACATTGCCTTCATTCATAATGCTGGATAATCAGATTGACATAACAATGATGTTGGATTTCAACAGCCTCGCTGTTGCCCAGTTATCTGTTTCCATGCAGACAGGTAGGCATGCTGAGGGAATGGCTGGCAGATTGTAACAATTTTGGATACTTTCATCAGGTTGATTGTCAGTTTATTGGAACCATTAGTTCACCATCTGTCACTTGCAGGTTGCTCAGTGCAGATCATGTCAGTTAGAGGGGAAGGTGGCAAGGGGCTAAGCAAAGGCAGAGGCAAGCGGCACCATAAAGTGCTCCACGGCAACATCCAGGATATCATCAAGGCTATCCGCCCCCTGGCTCGCCACGGGGAAGTCAAGCACATCTCCAGGCTGATTTACGAGGAGCTCCGTATGGCCCTGAAGGTTTTCCTGGAAACCATCATCAGGGACTCAGTGACCTACAAAGCCGAGCGCGAAATGGTGACAGCCATAGATGTGGTGTACGCCCTGAAGCGGCAGGCGTGGACCATGTGTGGCTTCGGTGGTTGAAGATAAGAAAGATTGCAACTCGTTACTTATTTAAAGTTGTCAGGTGAATCCTCCAGTTAGCTAGAAGCAGCCACtagtgttaaaaaaaaacagggctACAATCACCTTGTCAGCAACTGGCATAAGACTGCctgtaaattgaaagaagtacaaatAAAACATTACCACCACCTTGAACGAATATATCGTTCTCTCCCATCGCCTGAAAGGGTCATTCCCTTTGTAAAACCTGGTCCATTCCTCTGTCACCTCCAACACCCCATCACAGAGAGGGTGACAGCTTTGCGGAAACTCTGTTCAGACCGAAAGTGTGACCCTGACCTTCTAGTTGCTTGTTATTTCAAAACAtccaggagaattttttttctcacagagAGTTGTGTGACTTTCTGCCTCAGATGGCAGTGGAAGCAGGGAaactaaatatttttaaggcagaggtggatagatcctTGTTAAGAAGGGAATCAATTGGGgtaaatgggaatgtggaactcaacacaaatagatcaggggccgaatggccgacttctaTTCCAATTTCATATGTTTGTAATTTGATTCACCATCTTGCTGTCATATTTTTGTCCTTTACCTGccgtaatgttccagtgaagctcaataaaAGCTGGCGCAACAGGTCCTCATCctccaattaggcactttactaCCTTCTGGACTCGTTattgagttcaacagcttcagTCCATGAACTTTGTTTCCCGTTTTGATTGTTTTTTTAACATCTGCTGatttgaattttgtttttcatgtttttgctttcagacagagctgttcattattcacATTCACTCAGGACAAATGCTTTGATCCTTACAACAACCAATACCACTTCCTTTGCCATTTGTTCCATGATATCCtttcatttaatctctcccaTCCTCTACCTTATCCAgatctttcctttttttttaacctcttcTTCCCCCTTTAGATGGCGTAAATCCCATTACATTTCTACTCTCCATCTCCGAAGAAGAATCATATTCAACTTAAACTGTCCATCCTCTTACAGAGTCATAGGGATGGATTTTCTCATTCTGTCCGCcataggaattgtagcgggcggggggcgggggggggggggggggggggggggggtgcagaccatgcaaaggtccattgaactcggatgggattttctggttttggggtgagcacagccagaaaatcccacccatagagtttacagcacaaaagagaagccctttggcccatcgtgtctgtaccagcaatcaagcacctatctattctgatcccacttttcagcacttagtccatagccttgtatgctttcatgttttaagtgctcatctaaattctCCTTAagcgttgtgagggttcctgcttcTACCACAATTTCATtcagtgagttccaaattcccGCCATCCTTGGATGAACAAGTTTTTCCTCAACTTCCCTCTAAGTCTCCTTCCCCTTACCCTAATCTATGATCCTTTGCTATTGACCCCTTTAAGAAAAAGTTTCTTACTATCTATCCGATCTATGTccgtcataattttgtacatctcaattaatcccctcagccttctctgctccaaggaaagcaaccccagcctaaccagcctctcttcacagctgaaatgct comes from the Mustelus asterias chromosome 6, sMusAst1.hap1.1, whole genome shotgun sequence genome and includes:
- the LOC144494673 gene encoding uncharacterized protein LOC144494673, whose protein sequence is MLDNQIDITMMLDFNSLAVAQLSVSMQTGCSVQIMSVRGEGGKGLSKGRGKRHHKVLHGNIQDIIKAIRPLARHGEVKHISRLIYEELRMALKVFLETIIRDSVTYKAEREMVTAIDVVYALKRQAWTMCGFGG